The following are encoded together in the Candidatus Methylomirabilis oxygeniifera genome:
- a CDS encoding Two component, sigma54 specific, transcriptional regulator, Fis family, with protein sequence MARILIIDDEVVFARSVAHTLGRHGYECRSLSSAEEGIASLEEERPDLILLDIRLAGMSGLEALRRIVNLDGSIVVIIMTAYSSVESAVAAMKDGAYDYIQKPIDHDELTFVIEKALETRRLKERLSYFQRKEIQQAHQCEIIGVSPKMKQAIELIERIAQFEPRPAGELPTVLLLGETGTGKDLAARAIHRRGSLAGQPFVEIDCTSIPKDLAEAELFGYEKGAFTGAAVAKPGLIEAADGGTLFLDEIGELSLDLQSKLLKAIERRQVRRLGSLRERKINVRIIAATNRNLEAEVGTGAFRQDLYYRLKVLTVKLPPLRERDDDVILLANYFLERLTHKYSLCARRFSGSALQALRKYRWPGNVRELAHVVERVLLVCDEEEIGPSALGLDTSFPVIASRRQNSPAGADEALEIQFPERGIDLEEIEQQLIRRALDLTDGNVTEAARKLHIGREALRYRIQKYGIIRPVS encoded by the coding sequence ATGGCTAGAATCCTGATCATTGACGACGAGGTCGTATTTGCTCGTTCCGTGGCGCACACCCTCGGCAGACATGGCTACGAGTGCAGAAGTCTTTCGAGCGCCGAGGAGGGGATCGCATCCCTTGAGGAGGAGCGGCCCGATCTGATCCTGCTGGACATCAGGCTGGCCGGCATGAGTGGGCTGGAGGCGCTGAGGAGGATCGTGAACCTCGACGGAAGCATCGTCGTCATCATTATGACCGCCTATAGCAGTGTCGAGAGCGCCGTAGCCGCCATGAAGGATGGCGCATACGACTATATCCAGAAGCCGATCGATCACGATGAGCTCACCTTTGTGATCGAAAAGGCGCTGGAGACCCGTCGCCTGAAGGAACGTCTCTCGTACTTTCAACGTAAAGAGATTCAGCAGGCCCACCAGTGCGAGATCATCGGTGTCTCCCCAAAGATGAAGCAGGCCATCGAGTTGATCGAGCGGATCGCACAGTTCGAGCCTAGGCCTGCGGGCGAGCTGCCCACAGTACTCCTACTGGGAGAGACCGGGACAGGAAAGGATCTTGCGGCGCGGGCAATTCATCGTCGAGGCAGCCTCGCCGGACAGCCGTTCGTCGAGATTGACTGTACATCGATTCCGAAGGATCTCGCAGAGGCGGAGCTGTTCGGGTACGAGAAGGGCGCCTTCACGGGTGCCGCGGTTGCGAAGCCAGGTTTGATCGAGGCGGCGGACGGCGGGACGCTCTTTCTGGACGAGATCGGGGAACTGAGCCTGGATCTTCAGTCGAAACTGCTGAAGGCGATCGAACGAAGGCAGGTCCGACGGCTGGGGAGTCTCAGAGAGCGGAAGATCAATGTCCGCATCATTGCGGCTACCAACCGCAACCTCGAGGCGGAAGTCGGGACCGGCGCATTTCGCCAGGATCTGTACTACCGTCTGAAAGTTCTTACCGTGAAGTTGCCGCCTTTGCGGGAACGCGATGATGACGTGATCCTGTTGGCCAACTACTTTCTGGAGCGACTGACCCACAAGTATTCGCTCTGCGCAAGGCGATTTTCAGGTTCCGCCCTCCAAGCTCTTAGAAAGTACCGCTGGCCCGGCAATGTTCGCGAACTGGCGCACGTGGTCGAGCGGGTGCTTTTGGTCTGCGATGAAGAAGAGATTGGTCCCTCGGCTCTTGGTCTCGATACCTCCTTCCCTGTTATTGCGAGTCGAAGACAAAACAGTCCTGCCGGCGCCGATGAGGCGCTGGAGATACAGTTTCCCGAGCGGGGTATCGATCTGGAGGAGATCGAGCAACAATTAATCAGGCGAGCGCTTGATCTGACAGATGGCAATGTCACGGAAGCCGCCCGAAAACTGCACATCGGCCGCGAGGCGCTCCGCTATCGCATCCAGAAGTACGGGATCATTCGTCCTGTCTCGTGA